In the genome of uncultured Treponema sp., one region contains:
- a CDS encoding energy-coupling factor transporter ATPase, which translates to MPLLELKNVYYEYPRSNKIALKNINFSVSKDEYIAVLGLNGSGKSTLARLIAGFFEPSKGEVIKQNGILPGIVFQQPKEQIVAGIVERDTAFGPQNLSMTEAEIELRTIECLSVVSLVDKALSKTFELSLGQTQRLAFSGILALFPDLLILDEATAMLDPDSKNQLVEFVNAWNKKGHTVISVTHDLDEALAAKRIVVMEQGQIIFDGSPKEFKENKNIFEAIFGIDGEYTSFKNLNSEKNKFEKTALKVQELSFSYGNFSVFKNISFELKKGTLVALTGPSGCGKSTLFECLAGLKKNQGGKIYALSRPVLGLQESEAALFEPYSADDVAFGPKNKNIKGKELFERVKKSMELAGLDYKKYGNLPVVSLSGGEKRKLSVAGLIALDSDILIFDEPTAGLDPVSRKNLLASFRKLTESGKTVLFSTHRFQEAEAADFRLRWEDLISKPEKNSDSDLGNLKEMELIENASLLEKISKAASVFSAPEKIPPSFVNSLSAGKKTFLFLILFFVSILLPFPACIAMIFINILYSVLAKSPLKNSFKIIAKLIPWIVIFSLLGIILFPVYEGDKILFSWKMIFVTPRKLLLFAASFVHSICAIFAIGTYIFTADERQVMDGIAAILKPLNFFKFPVRCVVLIVGIIFRFIPLLLDEFSGIIKTQIIRGTFGSAKGIKKLKSIIPVFVPLVLQTIRKARCLADALTARYFK; encoded by the coding sequence ATGCCGTTGCTTGAGCTAAAAAATGTTTACTATGAATATCCTCGTTCAAATAAAATTGCGCTTAAAAATATAAATTTTTCTGTGAGCAAAGACGAATATATTGCGGTTCTTGGGCTTAACGGTTCTGGAAAAAGCACGCTTGCCCGACTTATTGCAGGATTTTTTGAGCCTTCAAAAGGTGAAGTTATAAAGCAAAATGGAATTCTTCCCGGCATTGTTTTTCAGCAGCCAAAAGAGCAGATTGTAGCCGGAATCGTTGAGCGCGACACGGCTTTTGGTCCGCAGAATCTTAGCATGACGGAAGCGGAAATTGAACTGCGCACAATCGAATGTCTTTCTGTCGTTTCTCTTGTGGACAAAGCGTTGAGCAAAACTTTTGAGCTTTCTTTGGGGCAGACTCAGCGGCTTGCTTTCAGCGGAATCCTTGCGCTTTTTCCGGATTTGCTGATTCTTGACGAAGCCACGGCAATGCTTGATCCGGATTCAAAAAATCAGCTTGTGGAATTTGTAAACGCTTGGAACAAAAAAGGGCACACCGTTATTTCTGTTACGCACGATTTGGACGAAGCTTTGGCTGCAAAAAGAATCGTTGTGATGGAGCAGGGACAGATAATTTTTGACGGCTCGCCAAAAGAATTTAAAGAAAACAAAAATATTTTTGAAGCGATTTTTGGAATTGACGGTGAATACACTTCGTTTAAAAATTTAAATTCAGAAAAAAATAAATTTGAAAAAACGGCTTTAAAAGTTCAGGAACTTTCGTTTTCTTATGGCAATTTTTCAGTTTTTAAAAATATTTCTTTTGAGCTTAAAAAAGGAACTCTTGTTGCTTTGACAGGACCGAGCGGCTGCGGAAAATCAACGTTGTTTGAATGTCTTGCTGGTCTTAAAAAAAATCAAGGCGGAAAAATTTATGCTTTGAGCCGGCCGGTGCTTGGCTTGCAGGAAAGCGAAGCTGCATTGTTTGAGCCATATTCCGCGGATGACGTTGCGTTCGGTCCTAAAAATAAAAATATAAAAGGCAAGGAACTTTTTGAGCGTGTAAAAAAATCCATGGAACTTGCTGGGCTTGATTACAAAAAATACGGAAATCTTCCGGTTGTTTCGCTTAGCGGCGGTGAAAAACGAAAACTTTCTGTTGCGGGGCTTATTGCACTTGACAGCGACATTTTGATTTTTGACGAGCCGACTGCTGGCTTGGATCCGGTTTCAAGAAAAAATCTCCTTGCATCTTTTAGAAAACTCACTGAAAGCGGAAAAACTGTTTTGTTTAGCACGCATAGATTTCAAGAAGCGGAAGCTGCTGATTTCAGACTTCGCTGGGAAGATTTGATTTCCAAGCCTGAAAAAAATTCAGATTCAGATTTGGGCAATTTAAAGGAAATGGAGCTAATTGAAAATGCTTCACTTCTTGAAAAAATTTCCAAAGCGGCTTCAGTTTTTTCTGCGCCTGAAAAAATTCCGCCTTCGTTTGTAAATTCGCTTTCCGCAGGCAAGAAAACATTTTTATTTTTGATTCTGTTTTTTGTTTCAATTTTGCTTCCGTTTCCGGCTTGCATTGCGATGATTTTTATAAACATTTTGTATTCCGTTCTTGCAAAATCGCCGCTAAAAAATTCTTTTAAAATAATTGCGAAACTCATTCCTTGGATTGTGATTTTTTCTTTGCTCGGAATTATTCTTTTTCCTGTTTATGAAGGAGACAAAATTCTTTTCAGCTGGAAAATGATTTTCGTCACGCCGCGGAAACTTTTGCTTTTTGCAGCTTCCTTTGTTCATTCAATCTGCGCCATTTTTGCGATTGGAACTTATATTTTTACTGCGGATGAACGGCAGGTTATGGACGGAATCGCCGCTATTTTGAAGCCGCTGAATTTCTTTAAATTTCCTGTCAGATGCGTTGTCTTGATAGTTGGAATTATTTTTAGATTTATACCGTTGCTTTTAGATGAATTTTCGGGCATTATAAAAACACAGATTATCCGCGGAACATTTGGCAGCGCAAAAGGAATAAAAAAATTAAAATCGATAATTCCAGTTTTTGTGCCGCTCGTTCTTCAGACAATACGAAAAGCACGCTGTCTTGCTGATGCTCTTACTGCAAGATATTTTAAATAG